In one Platichthys flesus chromosome 3, fPlaFle2.1, whole genome shotgun sequence genomic region, the following are encoded:
- the LOC133950782 gene encoding putative defense protein Hdd11 yields the protein MELRCLSAFLALHVLCCIDAYPSGAPTGACVDMIPRHSGVLPQPSPAPYSVLTNAISYQPGNPITVTITGPEYRGVLLEARTSGSTNALGTWNLPPPDTRFLECNGAPQGAVTHSNTNLKGNTTVYTWIPPKLTGPVYFMATIAQQRTVFWINVRSSTLTSGKPGGLSFAAGAGAGRAEEKPLLLLVLGFLMFQVLA from the exons ATGGAGCTGCGCTGCCTCTCGGCCTTCTTGGCACTTCACGTGCTGTGTTGTATCGATGCCTATCCCAGCGGTGCACCTACAGGCGCCTGCGTGGACATGATACCTCGACACTCCGGGGTGCTGCCGCAGCCTTCACCGGCTCCCTACTCTGTTCTCACCAACGCCATCAGTTACCAGCCGGGGAATCCCATCACAG TGACGATCACTGGACCAGAATACAGAGGTGTGCTTCTGGAGGCTCGGACAAGCGGCAGCACCAACGCCCTGGGGACCTGgaatcttcctcctccagacacCAGGTTTCTTGAG TGCAACGGGGCACCACAGGGGGCTGTTACTCATTCCAACACCAACCTGAAGGGCAACACCACCGTATACACATGGATCCCACCCAAGTTAACCGGCCCTGTCTATTTCAT GGCCACCATAGCTCAGCAGCGGACGGTCTTCTGGATTAATGTGAGGTCCAGCACTCTGACCAGCG GGAAGCCAGGAGGTCTCAGCTTTGCAGCGGGTGCAGGTGCCGGACGGGCTGAAGAAaagcctctgctcctcctcgtgTTGGGTTTTCTAATGTTCCAAGTGCTGGCGTGA